From a single Marinitoga sp. 38H-ov genomic region:
- a CDS encoding fibronectin type III domain-containing protein has product MKKTYKSLLYIIIILILQSCILNTKPPKPILKYPTKLNNLPLSIDFYWDLEGNVVLEDINYIVKYGTNKNLLDRKITTSNKNIRIENLSPETTYYLQIISVKGNEINESDIYEFTTTDIPKVKFLTNKNIIYENHILLSWDAEDKDGIKKYELYISKSNDFFDIVDLGLNKSYYIENLNTRETYYFKIVAYDNLNTFGEDILQINVGNLEFFNFNPTNNSRSIPLNNVKLSFEYTGISDDFTLIFSPNDDLSNDLKYYLRKNISSKEFTLNSLPEGTTFYWKIIDNKNKIESSIQSFTTSYKPEIKITYPVKNKETENYPVGMPENLKITWNATDIDNDNLTFFIKLKEVSMEDKIENIDFSRNLLIDDSTKNMYYNVNGLKKGSYYAFKVIADDGKGNEVSSEIVKFKTNVGPDNPYELFPNKIIDVDTKVATLTWKCYDPDNELNYRIYYGESSTDLILEGETSKNYYTLKNLKNGTTYFWQVEAIDTNNATSISDIATFTTNKKPIFKSVEPTNNIVNISLKTKLKWFFEDTNLAYYNLYISKDNEPLSLLATLTENYYDLNILPETKYKWEVLAFDVYNASASSGINYFETTNKPQIQLLTPTSFNESLKPVFSWDATDIDNDKLNYKLYIYNNGNIIDEISTDSTIVKYTNFLESNMEYTWEVIVEDSNFATAIASSNFTTSRKPVIELIYPISEENLGSTVTLTWNATDIDNDDIYYEIYLDDTKIGTTTNKNYSVSGLLPDTLYTWKVVAIDSNLATNTSIEATFTTDKSPNNKPNITNIYGYDENGNLNKELSLNEEKYPNVFKIIWGLSNNSSYYNVYKSKDGIESIIASNLTNNNTIIYIPDGGKYNLYVKAFNDKGFYTKGDEISLEINKPPIILDYSPRENESNISLHPTIIWKAEDYDSKIFTLRMYFGYNKEELNEEYMPNTQTEGEYTIKTELNPGTKYYWKIKLEDEMNGVTETEFREFTTTYRPEFKSVNLSDYATNISLNYNLQWEGYDKDNDNLSYTIKLNGNKLKENLKSNAYTLNLESDKNYLLELLVIDDKGTENSTILNFSTTRKPIIYNNSMYVEDTNHFKNGDKIYWNAYDPDNDEIYYEIYLGTSQNSLTKIATTTEKEYKLNNLIEGKTYYWKIKVYDNKGAVSESDIKSFKTNTSPNIQNIYYPKNNSIGIERNVTLYWEATDSEKDKLKYDIYFGDTKNNLVKVASDYVYTSYNINNLENGKTYYWKIVAKDGFGGESESEIYDFTTNSPPVFSKINYELYNGLELKINWEVKDPEGQTIRFDLLESFEDSNYSTILYNVYDIEKYLGRLLPDTNYYLKIRAIDEKNDYVESTITFKTNNIDTNIFTIERGNNNIENSIIDLKEVNSNEYVFIEKQNNEYYLTKIDYTGTETTKDSSITINYTPYFIENNANLLIIGIKDDQIIFEEYDNNLNLISSNLTNIFLSSIKDFIKISDNEYIILGENSGNNYIINILNGLKMLEKNFGNTKLYSIIKIYDYDSKEKFILSGEKNNKGYMAKLDKNFNLEDEKIVDIDKIVKLENNERDFFAVGFINNDLVIKGFSYRLNELYKPIYENNFYNSFVDIVKVDNGYLMALNNNEGDIEILELDNNINVINKHYFGREYEDKAMGIIKTSDNGYIIFGQTKFSDHTYGNSYIIKTDSNLDGWSTP; this is encoded by the coding sequence ATGAAAAAAACATATAAAAGTCTATTATATATTATAATTATATTAATACTTCAATCTTGTATTTTAAATACAAAACCGCCAAAACCAATATTAAAATATCCTACAAAATTAAATAACCTTCCACTTTCAATAGATTTCTATTGGGATTTGGAAGGTAATGTTGTTTTAGAAGATATTAATTATATTGTTAAGTATGGGACTAATAAGAATTTGTTAGATAGAAAAATTACAACATCTAATAAGAATATAAGAATAGAAAATTTATCACCTGAAACAACATATTATTTACAAATCATTAGCGTTAAAGGAAATGAAATTAATGAATCAGATATATATGAATTTACAACAACTGATATACCTAAAGTAAAATTTTTAACAAATAAAAATATTATATATGAAAATCATATATTATTATCTTGGGATGCAGAAGATAAGGATGGTATAAAAAAATATGAATTATATATATCAAAATCAAATGATTTTTTTGATATTGTAGATTTAGGGCTAAATAAAAGTTATTATATAGAAAATTTAAACACAAGAGAAACATATTATTTTAAAATAGTAGCATATGATAATTTAAATACATTTGGTGAAGATATACTTCAAATAAATGTAGGGAATTTAGAATTTTTCAATTTTAATCCTACGAATAATTCAAGAAGTATACCGTTGAATAATGTAAAATTATCTTTTGAATATACAGGTATATCTGATGATTTTACTTTAATATTTTCGCCTAATGATGATCTTTCAAATGATTTAAAATATTATTTAAGAAAAAATATATCTAGCAAGGAATTTACATTAAATTCTTTACCTGAAGGTACTACATTTTATTGGAAGATAATTGATAATAAAAATAAAATTGAAAGTTCTATACAAAGTTTTACAACATCATATAAACCAGAAATAAAAATTACATATCCAGTAAAAAACAAAGAAACGGAAAATTACCCCGTAGGAATGCCGGAAAATCTGAAAATTACTTGGAATGCAACTGATATAGATAATGATAACTTAACCTTTTTCATTAAATTAAAAGAAGTCAGTATGGAAGATAAAATTGAAAATATAGATTTTTCAAGAAATTTATTAATAGATGATTCTACAAAGAATATGTATTATAATGTAAATGGTTTGAAAAAAGGAAGTTATTATGCTTTTAAAGTTATAGCTGATGATGGGAAAGGTAATGAAGTAAGTAGCGAGATTGTTAAATTTAAAACTAATGTTGGTCCGGATAATCCATATGAACTATTTCCAAATAAAATAATAGATGTAGATACTAAAGTTGCAACTTTAACCTGGAAATGTTATGATCCTGATAATGAATTGAATTATAGGATATATTATGGTGAATCTTCTACGGATTTAATTTTAGAAGGAGAGACATCAAAAAATTATTATACTCTAAAGAATTTGAAAAATGGAACAACTTATTTTTGGCAAGTAGAAGCAATTGATACCAATAATGCAACATCTATTAGCGATATAGCAACTTTTACGACTAATAAAAAACCGATATTTAAAAGTGTAGAACCGACAAATAATATAGTAAATATTTCATTAAAAACAAAATTAAAATGGTTTTTTGAAGATACAAACTTAGCGTATTATAATCTATATATTTCTAAAGATAATGAACCTTTATCGCTACTGGCAACATTAACAGAAAATTATTATGATTTAAATATTTTACCTGAAACAAAATACAAATGGGAAGTATTAGCTTTTGATGTTTATAATGCTTCCGCAAGTTCTGGTATTAATTATTTTGAAACTACAAATAAACCGCAAATTCAATTATTGACACCTACTAGTTTTAATGAATCATTAAAGCCTGTATTTTCATGGGATGCAACAGATATAGATAATGATAAATTAAATTATAAATTATATATATATAATAATGGAAATATAATAGATGAAATATCAACAGATTCTACAATAGTAAAATATACTAATTTTTTGGAATCTAATATGGAATATACATGGGAAGTTATAGTTGAAGATAGTAATTTTGCAACAGCTATAGCTTCATCAAATTTTACTACATCAAGAAAACCCGTTATTGAATTAATATATCCTATATCAGAAGAAAATTTAGGATCAACAGTCACTTTAACTTGGAATGCAACAGATATAGATAACGATGATATATATTATGAAATATATTTAGATGATACAAAAATTGGAACAACAACAAATAAAAATTACAGTGTATCAGGATTATTACCAGATACATTATACACATGGAAAGTAGTTGCTATAGATTCTAATTTAGCTACAAATACATCTATTGAAGCAACATTTACTACAGATAAATCTCCAAATAATAAACCTAATATAACAAATATATATGGTTATGATGAAAATGGGAATTTAAATAAGGAACTCTCATTAAATGAAGAAAAATACCCTAATGTATTTAAAATTATATGGGGTTTATCCAATAATTCAAGTTATTACAATGTATACAAATCTAAAGATGGAATAGAAAGTATTATTGCTAGCAATTTAACAAATAATAATACAATTATATATATACCTGATGGCGGAAAATATAATTTATATGTGAAGGCATTTAATGATAAAGGGTTTTATACTAAGGGCGATGAAATTTCTTTAGAAATAAATAAACCTCCTATAATATTAGATTATTCTCCTAGAGAGAATGAATCTAATATATCATTGCATCCAACCATAATATGGAAAGCTGAAGATTATGATTCGAAAATATTTACATTAAGAATGTATTTTGGGTATAATAAAGAAGAATTAAATGAAGAGTATATGCCTAATACACAAACAGAGGGAGAATATACTATAAAAACGGAATTAAACCCTGGAACGAAGTATTATTGGAAAATAAAATTAGAAGATGAGATGAATGGTGTAACGGAAACAGAATTTAGAGAATTCACGACAACATATAGGCCTGAATTTAAATCTGTTAATTTATCAGATTATGCAACAAATATATCACTAAATTATAATTTACAATGGGAAGGATATGATAAAGATAATGATAATTTATCTTATACCATTAAATTAAATGGAAATAAATTAAAAGAAAATTTAAAGAGTAATGCATATACTTTAAATTTGGAATCTGATAAAAATTATTTGTTAGAATTGTTAGTAATTGATGATAAAGGTACAGAAAATTCTACTATTCTTAACTTTAGCACAACTAGAAAACCTATAATATATAATAATTCTATGTATGTTGAAGATACAAATCATTTTAAAAATGGAGATAAAATATATTGGAATGCATATGATCCAGATAACGATGAAATATATTATGAAATATACTTAGGAACTTCTCAGAATTCCTTAACAAAGATAGCAACAACAACTGAAAAAGAGTATAAACTAAATAATTTAATTGAAGGGAAAACTTATTACTGGAAAATAAAAGTATATGATAATAAAGGTGCTGTAAGTGAATCTGATATAAAAAGTTTTAAAACAAATACATCGCCAAATATTCAAAATATATATTATCCTAAAAATAATTCAATTGGAATTGAAAGAAATGTCACATTATATTGGGAAGCTACAGATTCTGAGAAAGATAAATTAAAATATGACATATATTTTGGAGATACTAAAAATAACTTAGTAAAAGTTGCATCAGATTATGTATATACAAGTTATAATATAAATAATTTAGAGAATGGAAAAACTTATTATTGGAAAATAGTTGCAAAAGACGGATTTGGTGGTGAAAGTGAATCTGAAATCTATGATTTTACTACTAATTCTCCACCTGTTTTTTCAAAAATTAATTATGAGTTATATAATGGATTAGAATTAAAAATTAATTGGGAAGTTAAAGATCCTGAAGGTCAAACAATAAGATTTGATTTATTAGAATCATTTGAAGATAGTAATTATAGTACAATATTATATAACGTTTATGATATTGAAAAATATTTAGGAAGATTATTGCCTGATACAAATTATTATTTAAAAATAAGAGCTATAGATGAAAAAAACGATTATGTAGAATCAACAATAACTTTTAAAACAAATAACATAGATACAAATATATTTACTATAGAAAGAGGCAATAATAATATAGAAAATTCTATAATCGATCTTAAAGAAGTTAACTCAAATGAATATGTATTTATCGAAAAGCAAAATAATGAATATTATTTAACAAAAATAGATTATACAGGAACAGAGACAACTAAAGATTCATCTATTACAATAAATTACACGCCGTACTTTATTGAAAATAATGCTAATTTATTAATAATTGGAATTAAAGATGATCAGATTATTTTTGAAGAATATGATAATAATTTAAATCTTATATCATCTAATCTTACAAATATTTTTTTATCGTCTATAAAAGATTTCATTAAAATATCAGATAATGAATATATAATACTAGGAGAAAATTCGGGAAATAATTATATAATAAATATTTTAAATGGTTTGAAAATGCTTGAAAAAAACTTTGGTAACACAAAATTATATTCAATTATTAAAATTTATGATTATGACAGTAAAGAAAAATTTATATTATCAGGAGAAAAAAATAATAAAGGCTATATGGCAAAGCTTGACAAAAATTTTAATTTAGAAGATGAGAAAATAGTAGATATAGATAAAATAGTAAAATTAGAAAATAACGAAAGGGATTTTTTTGCAGTGGGATTTATTAATAATGACTTAGTTATAAAGGGATTTAGTTATAGATTAAATGAATTATACAAACCGATATATGAAAACAATTTTTATAATTCTTTTGTGGATATAGTAAAAGTGGATAACGGATATTTAATGGCACTAAACAATAATGAAGGGGATATAGAGATATTAGAATTAGATAATAATATTAATGTAATTAATAAACATTATTTTGGAAGAGAATACGAAGATAAAGCGATGGGAATTATAAAAACATCAGACAATGGTTATATAATTTTTGGTCAAACAAAGTTTTCTGATCATACATATGGGAATTCTTATATTATAAAAACTGACTCCAATTTAGATGGTTGGAGTACACCATAG
- the pgl gene encoding 6-phosphogluconolactonase — MRIFEYENINEMSFDVVKTVMNFYDYYIKKQGYFSLVLSGGNTPKLLYEMLSMNHNIDWEKVYLVLGDERYVPLDDEYSNYKMINDILISKINIPKENFLYVNTEIKDIEKCALDYEKRIKDSFNEISFDLILLGMGNDGHVASIFPDVEISDKKYVDFVYPKNANPKVPRITLTYKAINNSKNILFLISGKSKINRLKEAFRNRIYPVSKVSPKENLLFFISKN; from the coding sequence ATGAGAATATTTGAATATGAAAATATTAATGAGATGAGTTTTGATGTAGTTAAAACAGTAATGAATTTTTATGATTATTATATAAAAAAACAAGGGTATTTCTCTTTGGTTTTATCAGGGGGGAATACCCCTAAATTATTATATGAAATGCTAAGTATGAATCATAATATTGATTGGGAAAAAGTATATTTGGTTTTAGGTGATGAAAGGTATGTTCCATTAGATGATGAATATAGTAATTATAAAATGATAAATGACATTTTAATTTCAAAAATAAATATTCCTAAAGAAAATTTTTTATATGTAAATACAGAAATTAAAGATATAGAAAAATGTGCACTAGATTATGAAAAAAGAATAAAAGATTCTTTTAATGAAATATCGTTTGACTTAATATTATTAGGTATGGGAAATGATGGACATGTAGCATCAATTTTTCCAGATGTAGAGATATCTGATAAAAAATATGTTGATTTTGTGTATCCTAAAAATGCTAATCCAAAAGTGCCTAGGATTACATTAACCTATAAAGCAATTAATAATAGTAAAAATATACTCTTTTTAATTTCTGGAAAGAGTAAAATTAATAGATTAAAAGAAGCATTTAGGAATAGAATATATCCAGTATCTAAGGTTTCGCCAAAAGAAAATCTATTATTTTTTATTTCAAAAAATTAA
- the zwf gene encoding glucose-6-phosphate dehydrogenase: MKNLEGDIMGIIENKIGSVVELCDDPTPEPAGIIIFGASGDLSFRKLIPSMYKLFKNRKLIDFYILGVGRSNFSDDDFRNKVLESLDFKQDVVKKFIEHIYFLSGDYDQDELYINLKEKINILNKKHNTKNNKLFYFATPPNVYIPIIRHLGKFDLNNEDENFSRMVIEKPFGNNLESAKKLDCELHKYLNEKQIYRIDHYLGKETVQNILMMRFANIVFEPIWNYKYIDHVQITVSEELGVENRIGYFENTGLLRDMVQNHILQLLTLIAIEPPASLDANMIHDEKMKVLKSIRRFNVDNLDEFVVRGQYTDGYINNEFKKSYIEEVGKNSKTETFVALKLLIDNWRWSGVPFYIRTGKRLKKKLSEVSIVFKDVPHSIFSDFYPVKFEPNALVIRIQPDEGFKLILQAKQPGSKICINTLNMEFKYRNFFDYEPQDAYERLILDALLGDQTLYVRNDIMEESWKLVTPILERWENSDLYYYPSGSWGPKESDRLIEKDGRRWRNYENI, from the coding sequence ATGAAAAATTTAGAAGGTGATATTATGGGTATTATAGAAAACAAGATTGGATCAGTAGTAGAGCTTTGTGATGATCCAACTCCAGAGCCTGCAGGTATAATTATTTTTGGGGCATCAGGAGATCTAAGTTTTAGAAAATTAATTCCGTCAATGTATAAATTGTTTAAAAACAGAAAATTAATAGATTTTTATATTTTAGGTGTTGGAAGATCAAATTTTTCTGATGATGATTTTAGAAATAAGGTTTTAGAGTCACTTGATTTTAAACAGGATGTAGTAAAGAAATTTATTGAACATATATATTTTTTATCTGGTGATTATGATCAAGATGAATTATATATTAATTTAAAAGAAAAAATAAATATTTTAAATAAAAAACATAACACTAAAAATAATAAATTATTTTATTTCGCAACACCTCCTAATGTATATATTCCAATTATCAGGCATTTGGGTAAGTTTGATTTAAATAACGAAGATGAAAATTTTTCAAGAATGGTTATTGAAAAACCTTTTGGAAATAATTTAGAAAGTGCTAAAAAGTTAGATTGTGAGTTGCATAAATACTTAAATGAAAAACAAATATATAGGATTGATCATTATCTTGGAAAAGAAACGGTACAAAATATATTGATGATGAGATTTGCGAATATTGTTTTTGAACCAATATGGAATTATAAATATATTGATCATGTTCAAATAACTGTATCAGAAGAATTAGGAGTAGAAAATAGAATAGGATATTTTGAAAACACTGGATTATTAAGGGATATGGTTCAAAACCATATATTACAATTATTAACTTTAATTGCAATAGAACCTCCGGCATCACTTGATGCTAATATGATACATGATGAAAAAATGAAGGTCTTAAAATCAATTAGACGTTTTAATGTTGATAATTTAGATGAATTTGTTGTAAGAGGACAATATACAGATGGATATATAAATAATGAATTTAAAAAATCATATATAGAAGAAGTGGGGAAAAATTCTAAAACAGAAACATTTGTTGCATTAAAATTGTTGATAGATAATTGGAGATGGAGTGGAGTTCCTTTTTATATAAGAACAGGAAAAAGATTAAAGAAAAAATTATCTGAAGTTTCAATAGTATTTAAGGATGTACCGCATTCAATATTTTCGGATTTTTATCCTGTTAAATTTGAACCAAATGCATTAGTAATTAGAATTCAACCTGATGAAGGTTTTAAACTAATACTTCAAGCTAAACAACCAGGATCTAAAATATGTATAAATACTTTAAATATGGAATTTAAATATAGAAATTTCTTTGATTATGAACCTCAAGATGCATATGAAAGACTTATTTTAGATGCTTTGTTGGGAGATCAAACACTATATGTAAGAAATGATATTATGGAAGAATCTTGGAAATTGGTAACTCCTATTTTAGAAAGATGGGAGAATAGTGACTTATATTATTATCCTTCAGGAAGTTGGGGTCCAAAAGAATCAGATAGATTAATAGAAAAAGATGGTAGAAGGTGGAGAAATTATGAGAATATTTGA
- the gnd gene encoding phosphogluconate dehydrogenase (NAD(+)-dependent, decarboxylating): MKIGIIGLGRMGMNMAKRLLQNHDVVVYNRTKEKVEEIKKEGAIDSYSLEEFVEKLESPRIIWLMLPAGEITDNNIDNLIPLLNKGDIIIDGANTYYKDDLRRAEKLQKHGIHYVDAGVSGGVWGLKEGYCTMVGGEKEIFEYIEPILKTLAPKDGYLYCGPTGAGHFVKMVHNGIEYGLMEAYGEGFELLKASKYGEELDLYKVAHLWNQGSVIRSWLLELLEDAFKEDNNLDEIQGYVEDSGEARWTVLEAVETGVSVPIISNSLFKRFQSRQKDVFSDKVVAALRREFGGHAVYKKSEDVKSNIAGAGKVQAANPDEKFRR; this comes from the coding sequence ATGAAAATAGGCATTATAGGGTTAGGAAGAATGGGAATGAACATGGCAAAAAGATTATTACAAAATCATGATGTAGTTGTATATAATAGAACAAAAGAAAAAGTAGAAGAAATTAAGAAAGAAGGTGCAATAGATTCCTATTCATTAGAGGAGTTTGTTGAAAAATTAGAATCTCCTAGGATTATATGGTTAATGTTGCCTGCAGGAGAAATTACAGATAATAATATTGATAATTTAATTCCCTTGTTAAACAAGGGAGACATTATTATTGATGGAGCAAATACTTACTATAAGGATGATTTAAGAAGAGCTGAAAAATTACAGAAACACGGAATTCATTATGTAGATGCAGGTGTATCAGGTGGAGTCTGGGGTTTAAAAGAAGGTTACTGTACTATGGTAGGTGGTGAAAAAGAGATTTTTGAATATATAGAACCTATTTTAAAAACATTAGCACCAAAAGATGGTTACTTATATTGTGGTCCAACTGGAGCAGGACATTTTGTAAAAATGGTTCATAATGGTATTGAATATGGTTTAATGGAAGCATATGGTGAAGGATTTGAGTTATTAAAGGCATCAAAATATGGCGAAGAATTAGATTTGTATAAGGTTGCTCATTTATGGAATCAAGGAAGTGTTATAAGATCTTGGTTGTTAGAATTGTTGGAAGATGCGTTTAAAGAAGATAATAACTTAGATGAAATACAAGGGTATGTAGAAGATTCAGGTGAAGCAAGATGGACGGTTTTAGAAGCTGTTGAAACAGGAGTTTCAGTTCCTATAATATCAAACTCATTGTTTAAAAGATTTCAATCTAGACAAAAAGATGTTTTCTCAGATAAAGTAGTAGCAGCTTTAAGAAGGGAATTTGGAGGTCATGCTGTATATAAAAAGTCTGAAGATGTAAAAAGTAATATAGCAGGTGCTGGAAAGGTTCAAGCTGCAAATCCTGATGAAAAATTTAGAAGGTGA
- a CDS encoding RluA family pseudouridine synthase — protein sequence MQNYIIVNEKNYYKRLDKFLRNNFDSLKLGFIYKLIRKGFIFVNGKRVKKQEFELNIGDTVEIRYKGPLDERKKEEKILPRHLDLDIIYEDEKILAINKPSGISVHPGRNEEKVTIIEGILYYAKGKFEPHLVHRLDKHTSGVLVIAKNKQVARELTEIIKGRDITKKYQSLVIGKLTGDGNKLENVLEEKNAVLYYDVLENYNINNIDLTLVDITLKTGRKHQIRKQFADIGSPVAGDNKYGNFEINRLLKKSIGLKRYFLHSYFLEFEYLNKRYTLISNLTTDLKKVLERLEV from the coding sequence ATGCAAAATTATATAATTGTAAATGAAAAAAATTATTATAAAAGATTAGATAAATTCTTGAGAAATAATTTTGATTCATTGAAACTAGGGTTTATATATAAATTAATTAGAAAAGGATTTATTTTTGTAAATGGTAAAAGAGTTAAAAAACAAGAATTTGAATTAAATATTGGTGATACTGTAGAAATAAGGTATAAGGGGCCATTAGATGAGAGAAAAAAAGAAGAAAAAATATTGCCCAGACATTTAGATTTAGACATTATATATGAAGATGAGAAAATTTTAGCTATAAATAAACCCTCTGGCATATCTGTTCATCCTGGCAGAAATGAAGAAAAGGTTACTATTATTGAAGGAATTTTATATTATGCAAAAGGTAAATTTGAACCACATTTAGTGCATAGATTGGACAAACACACATCTGGTGTATTAGTCATAGCAAAAAATAAGCAAGTCGCTAGAGAGTTAACTGAAATAATTAAAGGTAGAGATATTACAAAAAAATATCAATCATTAGTAATTGGAAAATTAACTGGAGATGGTAACAAACTTGAAAACGTCTTAGAAGAAAAAAATGCAGTATTATATTATGATGTATTGGAAAACTATAATATAAATAATATTGATTTAACCCTTGTTGATATTACTTTAAAAACTGGAAGAAAACATCAAATAAGAAAACAATTTGCAGATATAGGTTCTCCTGTAGCTGGAGATAATAAATATGGTAATTTTGAAATAAATAGATTACTTAAAAAATCAATAGGATTAAAAAGATATTTTTTACATTCTTACTTTTTAGAATTTGAATATCTTAATAAGAGATATACATTAATTTCTAATTTAACCACTGATTTAAAGAAGGTATTAGAAAGATTAGAGGTGTAA
- a CDS encoding DUF5693 family protein: MKKYSNIVFLITIFFSISIFIYISYNDYNYLKRGYHIIDNNLLEKQSTMIENKLIEYYSYKDYVLISENSTSLTIEEFKAFLSEHDNVLIAEFSDFGYLFDKYKVNLNNNELYKIRYVHYIKPKEMDKYNIEQIEQRFWRAFNERRLNIFYIPNHEKRDLIIEGIKKRMKNYNKDIPILPKHNKIIPIFSSILSSIYIGTFIPLLSIIYLLSFFFLNGWSYVFLAIIFSFISWIKWKKDKKQNIFKFVLLNILFGILIYGTGYNYLLIYKISVIRGVKLLLIILPFVLFLVQIKKFKLNKKDIIFSTIILLIFGAYYILRSGNFGFSSMYERNIRDFLEKTLIARPRFKEFFAYIFIFTKPPTKFFSIFWNIGQSILFVSILDTFLHFQTQIYLGVLRTLYAFLLSYVIIRFIKYITFISTEVLYGKKHFRI, encoded by the coding sequence TTGAAAAAGTATTCTAATATTGTTTTCTTGATAACAATCTTTTTTAGTATTTCAATATTTATATATATATCTTATAATGACTATAATTATTTAAAAAGAGGATATCATATAATCGACAATAATTTATTAGAAAAACAATCTACTATGATTGAAAATAAATTAATTGAATATTATAGTTATAAAGATTATGTTTTAATAAGTGAAAATTCCACTAGTTTAACAATTGAAGAGTTTAAAGCATTTTTATCTGAACACGATAATGTTCTTATTGCAGAATTTTCTGATTTTGGTTATTTATTTGATAAATATAAAGTTAATCTAAATAATAATGAATTATATAAGATTAGATATGTACATTATATTAAACCTAAAGAGATGGATAAATATAATATTGAACAAATTGAACAGAGATTTTGGAGAGCCTTTAATGAAAGAAGATTAAATATTTTTTATATACCTAACCATGAAAAAAGAGATTTGATTATTGAAGGTATTAAGAAAAGAATGAAAAATTATAATAAAGATATTCCTATTTTACCTAAACACAATAAAATTATCCCTATATTTTCATCTATATTATCTTCTATTTATATAGGAACATTTATACCTTTACTTTCTATAATCTATCTATTATCATTTTTCTTTTTAAATGGGTGGTCTTATGTCTTTTTAGCTATTATATTTTCTTTTATTTCTTGGATTAAATGGAAAAAAGATAAAAAACAAAATATTTTTAAATTTGTTCTGTTAAACATTTTATTTGGAATCTTAATATATGGCACAGGTTATAATTATCTTTTAATATATAAAATTTCCGTAATAAGAGGGGTTAAATTATTACTTATTATATTACCTTTTGTATTATTTCTTGTACAAATAAAAAAATTTAAATTGAATAAAAAAGATATTATTTTTTCAACGATTATATTACTAATTTTTGGAGCTTATTATATTCTTAGGAGTGGAAATTTTGGATTTTCCAGTATGTATGAAAGAAATATTAGAGATTTCTTAGAGAAAACGTTAATTGCTAGACCTCGTTTTAAGGAATTTTTTGCTTATATTTTTATCTTTACAAAACCACCCACAAAATTTTTTAGTATTTTTTGGAATATTGGACAGTCAATTCTTTTTGTATCTATTTTAGATACATTCTTACATTTTCAAACACAAATTTATTTGGGTGTATTAAGAACGCTATATGCATTTTTACTATCATATGTTATCATAAGGTTTATTAAATATATAACTTTTATTAGCACGGAGGTGCTCTATGGAAAGAAACATTTCAGAATATAA